A genome region from Micromonospora peucetia includes the following:
- a CDS encoding serine/threonine-protein kinase produces the protein MSSPERIGPYLIERLLGTGAFATVWLAHDPVLDSPVAIKVLAENWHHDLRVRERFLDEARLLRRLDDERLVRVHAAGELADGRPYSVMAWADGGSLRDRLAAGPMPAPAALDLLAEIAAGVAVLHRHGVVHRDLTPGNVLFRSGPDGERVLIADLGLAKALAAASGLTARAGTPGYMAPEQDDPLAVVDTRTDVYGLGRLGLRLLGPDAERVAGGQPPPDQLSPDGAIRLREGVPTQVAAVLRRAIAPRPADRHPDATAFRTALRHATTAPARPDPARSAAGSPCAPAGPSPRVGDRPAGRRRFGAVGLGVAALVAVGATAGDAAPAGRAAGTWTSGPVTVALPPGWRATGTGWAGQYGDDGRLEPALVMSPDPRRWAADPTVPGAFVGLSASIAARTTPAGFVAERPHSACAAAPVRRTRQGGVDWVVARFTCDQGRPEVVEVAGLAPGRVGLIYVQVVPPAGEGPGFVDTLLAGVRVR, from the coding sequence GTGAGCAGTCCGGAGCGGATCGGGCCCTACCTGATCGAGCGGCTGCTGGGCACGGGGGCGTTCGCGACGGTCTGGCTGGCCCACGACCCGGTGCTCGACTCCCCGGTGGCGATCAAGGTGCTGGCCGAGAACTGGCACCACGACCTGCGGGTACGGGAGCGTTTCCTCGACGAGGCCCGCCTGCTGCGCCGGCTCGACGACGAGCGGCTGGTCCGCGTCCACGCCGCCGGCGAACTGGCCGACGGTCGGCCCTACTCGGTCATGGCCTGGGCCGACGGCGGCAGCCTGCGCGACCGGCTGGCGGCCGGCCCGATGCCCGCGCCGGCGGCCCTGGACCTGCTGGCCGAGATCGCTGCCGGCGTCGCCGTCCTGCACCGCCACGGCGTGGTGCACCGCGACCTGACCCCGGGCAACGTCCTGTTCCGGTCCGGCCCGGACGGCGAGCGGGTGCTGATCGCCGACCTCGGGCTGGCCAAGGCCCTCGCCGCCGCCTCCGGTCTCACCGCCCGGGCCGGCACCCCCGGCTACATGGCCCCGGAACAGGACGACCCGCTCGCCGTCGTCGACACCCGCACCGACGTGTACGGCCTGGGCCGGCTCGGCCTCCGGCTCCTCGGCCCGGACGCGGAGCGCGTGGCGGGCGGCCAGCCGCCCCCGGACCAGCTTTCCCCGGACGGGGCGATCCGACTGCGCGAGGGCGTGCCGACGCAGGTGGCGGCCGTGCTGCGCCGGGCTATCGCTCCACGCCCGGCCGACCGCCACCCGGACGCCACGGCCTTCCGCACCGCCCTGCGGCACGCCACCACCGCGCCTGCCCGGCCCGACCCGGCCCGGTCCGCCGCCGGGTCGCCGTGCGCCCCCGCCGGACCTTCGCCGCGGGTGGGGGACCGGCCGGCGGGCCGGCGGCGGTTCGGGGCCGTGGGGCTGGGCGTCGCGGCGCTCGTCGCGGTCGGGGCCACGGCGGGCGACGCCGCGCCCGCCGGACGGGCCGCCGGCACGTGGACGAGCGGGCCGGTCACCGTCGCGTTGCCGCCCGGCTGGCGGGCCACCGGCACCGGCTGGGCCGGCCAGTACGGCGACGACGGACGACTCGAACCGGCTCTGGTGATGTCGCCGGACCCGCGCCGGTGGGCAGCGGACCCGACGGTGCCGGGTGCCTTCGTCGGACTGTCGGCGAGCATCGCCGCGCGGACCACCCCGGCGGGATTCGTCGCCGAGCGTCCACACTCGGCGTGCGCCGCCGCGCCGGTACGCCGTACCCGGCAGGGGGGCGTGGACTGGGTTGTGGCCCGGTTCACCTGCGACCAGGGCCGGCCGGAGGTCGTCGAGGTCGCCGGGCTCGCGCCCGGCCGGGTAGGCCTGATCTACGTGCAGGTGGTGCCGCCGGCGGGAGAGGGACCCGGCTTCGTCGACACGCTGCTCGCCGGGGTGCGGGTGCGGTGA
- a CDS encoding YebC/PmpR family DNA-binding transcriptional regulator, with the protein MSGHSKWATTKHKKAVIDAKRGKMFAKLIKNVEVAARTGGGDPAGNPTLYDAIQKAKKNSVPNDNIDRAVKRGSGLEAGGADWQTIMYEGYGPNGVAMLIECLTDNRNRAATEVRTALTRNGGSLADAGSVSYMFSRKGVVIVPKADTTEDDVMMSVLDAGAEEVNDLGEAFEVVSEPTDLIAVRTALQDAGIEYESAESSLIPSMNVPLDEDGARKIFKLIDVLEDCDDVQNVYANFDVSDEVMEAVG; encoded by the coding sequence ATGTCCGGCCACTCAAAGTGGGCGACGACCAAGCACAAGAAGGCGGTCATCGACGCCAAGCGCGGCAAGATGTTCGCCAAGCTGATCAAGAACGTCGAGGTCGCCGCGCGGACCGGCGGTGGCGACCCGGCCGGAAACCCGACGCTCTACGACGCCATCCAGAAGGCGAAGAAGAACTCGGTCCCGAACGACAACATCGACCGCGCCGTCAAGCGCGGCTCTGGTCTGGAGGCGGGCGGCGCCGACTGGCAGACCATCATGTACGAGGGCTACGGCCCGAACGGCGTGGCGATGCTGATCGAGTGCCTCACCGACAACCGTAACCGCGCGGCGACCGAGGTGCGCACCGCGCTGACCCGCAACGGCGGCTCGCTCGCCGACGCGGGCTCGGTGTCGTACATGTTCTCCCGCAAGGGCGTGGTGATCGTCCCCAAGGCCGACACCACCGAGGACGACGTGATGATGTCGGTCCTCGACGCCGGCGCCGAGGAGGTCAACGACCTGGGCGAGGCGTTCGAGGTGGTCTCCGAGCCGACCGACCTGATCGCGGTCCGCACCGCCCTTCAGGACGCCGGCATCGAGTACGAATCGGCCGAGTCGTCGCTGATCCCGAGCATGAACGTCCCCCTCGACGAGGACGGCGCCCGCAAGATCTTCAAGCTGATCGACGTCCTGGAAGACTGCGACGACGTGCAGAACGTCTACGCGAACTTCGACGTCAGTGACGAGGTGATGGAGGCCGTCGGCTGA
- a CDS encoding ABC transporter permease, translating into MNTVQATRLVAARQIRVTLRDRTFLFSTLFFLLIAAAATILPPMLSGGPSSVAVTEAAAGPLRAAGLEVRTVPDDRAAEQAVRDGDVDAAVVSGPVVLAMDEAPDDVVTALSTQPTLRLLDPDALDPMLAFLVPFVFAFIFFITSQIFGLQIAQSIVEEKQTRIVEILVAAVPVRALLAGKIIAGTALAFGQIALIALVAVVGVQFGDNGELLSLLAPAIGWFLPFFLLGFVLLAAMWAAAGALVNRQEDISAVSTPVQLAVMLPFFAVSFLSDNATAMKVLSYVPFSAPTAMPLRLFNGDAAGWEPLVSLALLLVAAAAFVVAGARVYEGSLLRTNGRTSVRAAWRSRETLG; encoded by the coding sequence GTGAACACCGTCCAGGCCACCCGACTCGTCGCCGCCCGGCAGATCCGGGTCACGCTGCGCGACCGGACCTTCCTCTTCAGCACCCTGTTCTTCCTGCTGATCGCCGCCGCCGCGACCATCCTCCCGCCGATGCTCTCCGGCGGGCCGTCCAGTGTGGCGGTCACCGAGGCGGCGGCCGGCCCGCTGCGTGCGGCGGGGCTGGAGGTGCGTACGGTCCCCGACGACCGCGCCGCCGAGCAGGCCGTACGCGACGGCGACGTCGACGCGGCGGTGGTCTCCGGGCCGGTGGTGCTGGCCATGGACGAGGCCCCCGACGACGTGGTGACGGCACTGAGCACGCAGCCCACGCTGCGGCTGCTGGATCCCGACGCGCTGGACCCGATGCTGGCCTTCCTGGTGCCGTTCGTCTTCGCGTTCATCTTCTTCATCACCTCGCAGATCTTCGGCCTGCAGATCGCGCAGAGCATCGTCGAGGAGAAGCAGACCCGGATCGTGGAGATCCTGGTGGCCGCAGTGCCGGTACGGGCGTTGCTGGCCGGCAAGATCATCGCCGGCACGGCGTTGGCCTTCGGGCAGATCGCCCTGATCGCCCTCGTCGCCGTGGTCGGTGTGCAGTTCGGCGACAACGGCGAGCTGCTCTCACTGCTGGCCCCGGCGATCGGCTGGTTCCTGCCGTTCTTCCTGCTCGGCTTCGTGCTGCTCGCCGCCATGTGGGCGGCGGCCGGGGCACTGGTCAACCGCCAGGAGGACATCAGCGCCGTGTCGACGCCCGTGCAGCTCGCGGTCATGCTGCCGTTCTTCGCGGTGAGCTTCCTCAGCGACAACGCGACGGCCATGAAGGTGCTGTCCTACGTGCCGTTCTCCGCGCCGACGGCGATGCCGTTGCGGCTGTTCAACGGGGACGCGGCCGGCTGGGAGCCGCTGGTGTCGCTGGCCCTGCTGCTGGTCGCCGCCGCCGCGTTCGTGGTCGCCGGAGCCCGCGTGTACGAGGGCTCGCTGCTGCGTACCAACGGTCGCACCTCGGTCCGGGCGGCGTGGCGGTCGCGCGAGACGCTGGGCTGA
- a CDS encoding sensor histidine kinase: MNTVTDDDWRRPGPTPEQRRFDVYVGLAATLLSLVSLTLARSTGAFLLGPPPSGPEQVFWTVALTLPLIWRRRFPAAVTVIISVGFIAAQARSAPEIQLASWALFAALYSLGAWGPDRRLARRLRVGVIATMFVWLGAYYAVSIDSIPADAFAGAVGPVPPVVAAMVNGVLVNGLFFGFAYFFGETAWLAARRQHEVQAQAEEVRRSQAEIREHAVVGERVRIARELHDVVAHHVSVMGVQASAARRVFDKDPVKARTALSAIEETARTAVDELRRMLGLLRARDGHPDRAEQPGPAGIDQVTAVVDRAREAGLRATLGVYGDPAPLPESVSQAAYRVAQEAVTNALKHAAGATALDVRIRYLAHEVEVDVTDDGRATRPANADGLGLVGMRERVATHGGALEVGPRAGGGWRVRARFPLPLPVRPA; the protein is encoded by the coding sequence GTGAACACCGTGACGGACGACGACTGGCGGCGGCCGGGGCCCACCCCGGAGCAGCGGCGGTTCGACGTCTACGTCGGGCTGGCGGCGACCCTCCTGTCGCTGGTCAGCCTCACCCTGGCCCGCAGCACCGGGGCGTTCCTGCTGGGGCCGCCGCCGTCCGGGCCGGAGCAGGTCTTCTGGACCGTCGCGCTGACGCTGCCGCTGATCTGGCGGCGCCGGTTCCCCGCCGCCGTCACCGTGATCATCTCGGTCGGGTTCATCGCCGCCCAGGCACGCTCCGCCCCGGAGATACAGCTCGCCTCGTGGGCGCTGTTCGCGGCCCTCTACTCGCTCGGCGCGTGGGGCCCCGACCGCCGGCTGGCCCGGCGGCTGCGCGTCGGCGTCATCGCCACCATGTTCGTCTGGCTGGGGGCGTACTACGCGGTCAGCATCGACAGCATCCCGGCGGACGCGTTCGCCGGTGCGGTCGGACCGGTGCCCCCGGTGGTCGCGGCGATGGTGAACGGGGTACTGGTCAACGGCCTTTTCTTCGGTTTCGCGTACTTCTTCGGGGAGACGGCGTGGCTGGCCGCCCGACGCCAGCACGAGGTGCAGGCGCAGGCCGAGGAGGTGCGCCGCTCGCAGGCCGAGATCCGCGAGCACGCGGTGGTGGGCGAGCGGGTCCGCATCGCCCGGGAACTGCACGACGTGGTCGCCCACCACGTGTCGGTGATGGGGGTGCAGGCGTCCGCCGCCCGCCGGGTGTTCGACAAGGACCCGGTCAAGGCCCGCACGGCGCTGAGCGCGATCGAGGAGACGGCCCGCACGGCCGTCGACGAACTGCGCCGGATGCTCGGCCTGCTGCGCGCCCGCGACGGCCACCCGGACCGCGCGGAGCAGCCGGGACCAGCCGGGATCGACCAGGTCACGGCCGTGGTCGACCGGGCCCGGGAGGCCGGACTGCGGGCCACCCTGGGGGTGTACGGGGATCCGGCGCCACTGCCGGAGTCGGTCTCCCAGGCCGCCTACCGGGTGGCCCAGGAGGCCGTGACGAACGCACTCAAGCACGCCGCCGGAGCGACCGCGCTCGACGTGCGGATCCGCTATCTGGCGCACGAGGTGGAGGTCGACGTGACCGATGACGGACGGGCCACCCGCCCGGCGAACGCCGACGGGCTCGGCCTGGTCGGGATGCGCGAGCGGGTCGCCACCCACGGCGGCGCGCTGGAGGTCGGCCCGCGTGCCGGCGGCGGCTGGCGGGTACGGGCCCGGTTCCCGCTGCCACTGCCGGTGCGGCCGGCATGA
- a CDS encoding RNA polymerase sigma factor — protein MPLPDGVEKLAESAARGDRAALDALLVAVRPEVLRLCARLLPHREDAEEACQDALLALAQGIGRFEGRSSFHTWLYRLTANRARSTYRVLRRRWRVEAGGVPLPDPVDPRRTSVVAGTRLDLLDALDAVRPELAEAVTLRDVLGLGYREIAALLGLPEGTVKSRIHEARRQLRHRLSGEGRQ, from the coding sequence ATGCCCCTCCCGGACGGGGTCGAGAAACTGGCCGAGTCGGCGGCGCGTGGCGACCGCGCGGCGCTCGACGCGCTGCTGGTCGCGGTCCGACCGGAGGTGCTGCGCCTCTGCGCCCGGCTGCTGCCGCACCGGGAGGACGCCGAGGAGGCCTGCCAGGACGCGCTGCTCGCCCTGGCCCAGGGCATCGGCCGGTTCGAGGGCCGGTCGTCGTTCCACACCTGGCTGTACCGGCTGACGGCCAACCGGGCCCGCTCGACGTACCGGGTGCTGCGCCGGCGCTGGCGGGTGGAGGCCGGCGGCGTGCCGCTGCCGGACCCGGTGGACCCGCGCCGGACGAGCGTGGTCGCCGGCACCCGGCTGGACCTGCTCGACGCGCTCGACGCGGTCCGCCCCGAACTCGCCGAGGCGGTGACCCTGCGCGACGTCCTCGGGCTGGGTTACCGGGAGATCGCCGCTCTGCTCGGCCTGCCCGAGGGCACCGTCAAGTCGCGGATCCACGAGGCCCGCCGGCAGTTGCGGCACCGGCTGTCCGGGGAGGGACGACAGTGA
- a CDS encoding DUF397 domain-containing protein, with translation MELTGAVWRKSTRSDNGGSTCVEVATNLAGVVGVRDSKDREGAVLAFGPTAWTDFLAAATTGALRPGD, from the coding sequence ATGGAATTGACCGGCGCGGTCTGGCGGAAGTCCACTCGCAGCGACAACGGCGGGTCCACCTGCGTAGAGGTGGCGACGAACCTGGCCGGCGTGGTGGGCGTACGCGACAGCAAGGACCGTGAGGGAGCGGTGCTGGCCTTCGGCCCCACGGCCTGGACCGACTTCCTGGCCGCGGCCACCACCGGCGCGCTGCGCCCCGGCGACTGA
- a CDS encoding permease prefix domain 1-containing protein, whose translation MTTLTDRYLAATLRSVPVARREGIATELRASIEDMVEGRTAGGQDATAAEREVLTELGDPGQLAARYADRRLQLIGPTYYLAWERLLKLLLSFVPATVGVLVGLVEAADGGTVGEGIGEGIATAIQVAIQIAFWVTLVFAILERTNTPLGLPRWSVDQLPEGPVHRQITLTDVAASIVFLALFIAYLPMQHFRSFVPTDGDGNLPILDPALWSFWLPFLIAVLVATIGLEIAKYRTGRWTWPLVALNAALDLAFAVPVVWLMSTDRLLNPDFVARFEWLGEGENLNTIATVVVVGTALVTLWDIVESVVKKRRNSA comes from the coding sequence ATGACCACCCTGACCGACCGATACCTCGCCGCGACCCTGCGCTCGGTGCCGGTCGCGCGCCGCGAGGGGATCGCCACCGAGCTGCGCGCCTCGATCGAGGACATGGTCGAGGGCCGCACAGCCGGTGGCCAGGACGCCACCGCCGCCGAGCGGGAGGTGCTCACCGAGCTGGGCGACCCGGGGCAGCTCGCCGCCCGCTACGCCGACCGCCGGTTGCAGCTCATCGGCCCGACCTACTACCTGGCCTGGGAGCGGCTGCTGAAGCTGCTGCTCAGCTTCGTGCCGGCGACGGTCGGCGTGCTGGTCGGCCTGGTCGAGGCGGCCGACGGTGGCACCGTCGGCGAGGGGATCGGTGAGGGCATAGCCACCGCCATCCAGGTGGCGATTCAGATCGCCTTCTGGGTCACCCTGGTCTTCGCGATCCTGGAGCGCACCAACACTCCCCTGGGCCTGCCCAGGTGGAGCGTCGACCAGCTTCCGGAGGGCCCGGTCCACCGGCAGATCACCCTGACCGACGTCGCCGCCTCGATCGTCTTCCTGGCGCTCTTCATCGCCTACCTGCCGATGCAGCACTTCCGGTCGTTCGTCCCCACCGACGGTGACGGCAACCTGCCGATCCTCGACCCGGCGCTGTGGAGCTTCTGGCTGCCGTTCCTGATCGCGGTCCTGGTGGCCACGATCGGCCTGGAGATCGCCAAGTACCGGACCGGGCGCTGGACCTGGCCGCTGGTCGCGTTGAACGCGGCGCTCGACCTGGCGTTCGCGGTGCCGGTGGTCTGGCTGATGTCGACCGACCGGCTGCTCAACCCCGACTTCGTGGCCCGCTTCGAGTGGCTCGGCGAGGGCGAGAACCTGAACACCATCGCGACCGTCGTGGTCGTCGGCACCGCGCTGGTGACCCTCTGGGACATCGTCGAGAGCGTCGTCAAGAAGCGCCGCAACAGCGCCTGA
- the pdxT gene encoding pyridoxal 5'-phosphate synthase glutaminase subunit PdxT, whose translation MSDAPVIGVLALQGDVREHVAALAAAGADARPVRRVQELDAVDGLVIPGGESTTISKLADIFEMREPIDKRIADGMPVYGSCAGMIMLATEVLDGRPDQRGFAGIEMTVRRNAFGRQVDSFEASVGITGVGGGPFHAVFIRAPWVERVGDGVEVLGTVTEGPAAGRIVAVRQGNLLATSFHPELTGDARVHAYFVELVRAAR comes from the coding sequence ATGAGCGACGCACCCGTGATCGGCGTGCTCGCCCTCCAGGGGGACGTCCGCGAGCACGTCGCCGCGCTGGCGGCGGCCGGCGCGGACGCCCGCCCGGTACGCCGTGTGCAGGAGTTGGACGCGGTGGACGGGCTGGTCATCCCCGGCGGCGAGTCCACCACGATCAGCAAGCTCGCCGACATCTTCGAGATGCGCGAGCCGATCGACAAGCGCATCGCCGACGGGATGCCGGTCTACGGCTCCTGCGCCGGCATGATCATGCTGGCCACCGAGGTCCTCGACGGCCGTCCCGACCAGCGCGGCTTCGCCGGCATCGAGATGACCGTGCGGCGCAACGCGTTCGGCCGGCAGGTCGACTCGTTCGAGGCGTCGGTGGGGATCACCGGCGTCGGGGGCGGACCGTTCCACGCGGTGTTCATCCGGGCGCCGTGGGTCGAGCGGGTCGGCGACGGCGTCGAGGTGCTCGGCACGGTGACCGAGGGCCCGGCGGCCGGCCGGATCGTGGCGGTGCGGCAGGGCAACCTGCTGGCCACCTCGTTCCACCCGGAGTTGACCGGCGACGCGCGGGTGCACGCGTACTTCGTGGAGCTGGTCCGCGCGGCCCGTTGA
- a CDS encoding PadR family transcriptional regulator, with the protein MVSDEILRTHLQELRRGTVVVASLVALRRPDYGYALLQRLADHGFPVDANTLYPLLRRLEEQGLLTSEWNTEESRPRKFYRTGEEGESVLSRLLTDLAAVQTSLTGLIEGADR; encoded by the coding sequence ATGGTGAGCGATGAGATCCTGCGAACGCACCTCCAGGAGTTGCGTCGGGGCACCGTGGTGGTGGCGAGCCTCGTCGCGCTACGCCGCCCCGACTACGGTTACGCGTTGCTGCAACGCCTCGCCGACCACGGTTTTCCGGTGGACGCCAACACGCTCTACCCGCTGCTGCGGCGGCTGGAGGAGCAGGGACTGCTGACCAGCGAGTGGAACACCGAGGAGAGCCGGCCGCGCAAGTTCTACCGGACCGGCGAGGAGGGCGAGTCGGTGCTGAGCCGACTCCTCACCGACCTGGCCGCAGTGCAGACCTCCCTGACCGGGCTGATCGAAGGAGCCGACCGATGA
- a CDS encoding helix-turn-helix domain-containing protein, which produces MTDYRRKASTGHRPVVPAGASPVAGVGGDRPGCGGGVMGDGRLSTLEFLGGELSRSRRDRGLSQDELAQRISYSSSLVGMVEIGRRTPSQDFVGRVDAALESGGFFERLLTLVRADAAPPWLREWISVEAEATLVRWFEPSLIPGLLQTEAYARAVLAGGGMLREAEVEQRVTSRLARQAVLTREAPPEVVFVVDESVLRRQIGDRKVMAEQFAHLLAVTESRHVDLHVVPADAGMHAGLAGAFILARTPEGGEVAHVDTPLRAHVSDRSEDVDSLQRRWENLRGEALPRRASRELVAEVAESWN; this is translated from the coding sequence GTGACCGACTACCGTCGGAAGGCGTCGACGGGCCACCGGCCGGTGGTGCCGGCCGGGGCGTCCCCGGTGGCGGGCGTCGGCGGCGACCGGCCGGGCTGTGGTGGAGGTGTGATGGGCGACGGGCGGCTGTCCACGCTGGAGTTCCTCGGCGGCGAGCTAAGCCGGTCGAGGCGGGACCGGGGGCTTAGCCAGGACGAGCTGGCCCAGCGGATCAGCTACTCGTCGTCGCTGGTCGGCATGGTGGAGATCGGGCGCCGCACCCCGTCGCAGGACTTCGTCGGCCGGGTCGACGCCGCGCTGGAGTCCGGCGGCTTCTTCGAGCGGCTGCTGACCCTCGTCCGGGCGGACGCCGCGCCGCCCTGGCTCAGGGAGTGGATTTCGGTGGAGGCGGAGGCGACGCTGGTCCGCTGGTTCGAGCCGTCCCTGATCCCCGGCCTGCTCCAGACCGAGGCGTACGCCCGGGCGGTGCTCGCGGGCGGCGGCATGCTGCGGGAGGCCGAGGTCGAGCAGCGGGTCACCTCCCGGCTGGCCCGCCAGGCGGTGTTGACCCGGGAGGCCCCGCCGGAGGTCGTCTTCGTCGTGGACGAGTCGGTGCTGCGCCGGCAGATCGGCGACCGGAAGGTGATGGCCGAGCAGTTCGCCCACCTGCTCGCGGTCACCGAGTCGCGGCACGTCGACCTGCACGTGGTGCCCGCCGACGCCGGCATGCACGCCGGGCTGGCCGGCGCGTTCATCCTGGCCCGCACCCCGGAGGGCGGCGAGGTGGCGCACGTGGACACCCCGCTGCGCGCGCACGTCAGCGACCGCTCGGAGGACGTTGATAGCCTTCAACGCAGGTGGGAGAACCTGCGGGGCGAGGCGCTGCCCCGCCGGGCGTCCCGGGAGCTCGTCGCGGAGGTGGCGGAGTCATGGAATTGA
- a CDS encoding ABC transporter ATP-binding protein, which produces MTNVLRLDGVDRSFGNRQVLQNVSFDVVAGRMTGFVGGNGAGKTTTMRIILGVLAPDAGQVTWQGAPLTPQARQRFGYMPEERGLYPKMSVREQVSYLGRLHGMTAAAARRNTDALLERVGLAERGDDLLETLSLGNQQRAQIAAALVHDPEVLVLDEPFSGLDPLAVDTVVAVLRERAATGVPVLFSSHQLDVVERLCDDLVIISGGVIRAAGSREELRATYTVPRYELVVQTDAGWLRDQPGVTLVDLDGARAVFDLAPGTDEQPVLHAALARGPVRAFRPVSPSLTEIFREVAQ; this is translated from the coding sequence GTGACCAATGTGCTCCGCCTCGACGGTGTCGACCGCAGCTTCGGCAACCGTCAGGTGCTCCAGAACGTGTCCTTCGACGTGGTGGCCGGCCGGATGACCGGCTTCGTGGGCGGCAACGGCGCCGGCAAGACCACCACCATGCGAATCATCCTCGGGGTGCTCGCCCCGGACGCCGGCCAGGTCACCTGGCAGGGGGCGCCGCTGACCCCCCAGGCCCGCCAGCGCTTCGGCTACATGCCGGAGGAGCGCGGTCTCTACCCGAAGATGAGCGTCCGGGAGCAGGTGTCCTACCTGGGCCGGCTGCACGGGATGACCGCCGCCGCCGCGCGACGCAACACGGATGCGCTGCTGGAGCGGGTCGGGCTCGCCGAGCGCGGCGACGACCTGCTGGAGACGCTGTCACTGGGCAACCAGCAGCGCGCGCAGATCGCCGCCGCCCTGGTGCACGACCCCGAGGTACTGGTGCTCGACGAGCCGTTCTCCGGGCTCGACCCGCTGGCCGTGGACACGGTCGTGGCGGTCCTGCGGGAGCGGGCCGCCACCGGCGTGCCGGTGCTCTTCTCCAGCCACCAGTTGGACGTCGTCGAACGACTCTGCGACGACTTGGTGATCATCAGCGGCGGCGTGATCCGCGCCGCCGGCAGCCGGGAGGAACTGCGCGCGACGTACACCGTGCCCCGCTACGAGTTGGTGGTGCAGACCGACGCCGGCTGGCTGCGGGACCAGCCCGGGGTGACCCTGGTCGACCTGGACGGTGCCCGCGCCGTGTTCGACCTCGCACCCGGCACGGACGAGCAGCCGGTGCTGCACGCGGCGCTGGCCCGCGGCCCGGTCCGCGCGTTCCGCCCGGTCAGCCCGTCTCTCACCGAGATCTTCCGAGAGGTCGCCCAGTGA
- a CDS encoding DUF402 domain-containing protein: MDHPDGVGRSGGGAGEGRRFAPGEVVVRREILRDEVWFGCPTICVEDSPDLLVLYLPPGAEFGFPETGRFPCGRHPWQVAGHRAWSGHGKLMLHRPGEAHSVDVFWTGPERAFAGWYFNLQEPLRRTPIGVDTLDHELDLWWGADDDRYAWKDVEMFAQRLEEGRYPGMADAIRAEGDRIAALLDAGQRWWDEAWSAWRPDLAWPVPALPPGWDTVPPAR, translated from the coding sequence GTGGATCATCCGGACGGGGTGGGGCGAAGCGGTGGTGGGGCGGGCGAGGGGCGCCGGTTCGCGCCCGGCGAGGTGGTCGTCCGGCGCGAGATCCTGCGCGACGAGGTGTGGTTCGGCTGCCCGACGATCTGCGTCGAGGATTCGCCGGACCTGCTCGTGCTCTACCTGCCCCCGGGCGCGGAGTTCGGCTTCCCCGAGACCGGCCGGTTCCCGTGCGGGCGGCACCCGTGGCAGGTCGCCGGGCATCGGGCGTGGAGCGGGCACGGCAAGCTGATGCTGCACCGCCCGGGCGAGGCGCACTCCGTCGATGTCTTCTGGACCGGGCCGGAGCGGGCCTTCGCCGGGTGGTACTTCAACCTCCAGGAGCCGTTGCGGCGTACGCCGATCGGGGTGGACACCCTCGACCACGAGCTGGACCTCTGGTGGGGAGCCGACGACGACCGCTACGCCTGGAAGGACGTGGAGATGTTCGCCCAGCGCCTGGAAGAGGGGCGCTACCCGGGGATGGCCGACGCGATCCGGGCCGAGGGCGACCGGATCGCCGCCCTGCTGGACGCGGGGCAGCGCTGGTGGGACGAGGCGTGGTCGGCCTGGCGGCCGGACCTGGCCTGGCCGGTGCCGGCCCTGCCACCCGGCTGGGACACCGTCCCGCCGGCCCGCTGA
- a CDS encoding response regulator has product MRADHEVPGTDRPVRVLLADDQHLVRTGFRVILEVEDDIEVVGEAADGARAVTMTRATQPDVVLMDVEMPGMDGLEATRQITAEQDGPGGPAVLILTTFDRDDYLFAALRAGASGFLLKNGTPEALIEAIRVLARGDGLLAPELTRRVIATFARPGEPVVPGGPRTAPEAALRELTPREREVLVLVSGGASNAEIARELHLGEATVKTHVSRVLAKLGLRDRVQAVVFAYEHGVVRPGG; this is encoded by the coding sequence ATGAGGGCCGATCACGAGGTGCCCGGGACGGACCGCCCCGTCCGGGTGCTGCTCGCCGACGACCAGCATCTCGTCCGCACCGGCTTCCGGGTCATCCTGGAGGTGGAGGACGACATCGAGGTCGTTGGCGAGGCGGCGGACGGCGCGCGCGCCGTCACCATGACCCGGGCCACTCAACCGGACGTGGTGCTGATGGACGTGGAGATGCCCGGGATGGACGGGCTGGAGGCGACCCGGCAGATCACCGCCGAGCAGGACGGGCCGGGCGGGCCGGCCGTGCTGATCCTCACCACGTTCGACCGGGACGACTACCTGTTCGCCGCGCTGCGCGCCGGGGCCAGCGGCTTCCTGCTCAAGAACGGCACTCCGGAGGCCCTGATCGAGGCCATCCGGGTGCTCGCCCGAGGCGACGGCCTGCTCGCCCCGGAACTCACCCGGCGGGTGATCGCCACCTTCGCCCGCCCTGGTGAGCCCGTCGTGCCGGGCGGCCCGAGGACGGCCCCCGAGGCGGCACTGCGGGAACTCACCCCCCGCGAGCGGGAGGTCCTGGTCCTGGTCTCCGGCGGCGCCAGCAACGCCGAGATCGCCCGCGAGCTGCACCTGGGCGAGGCGACGGTGAAGACGCACGTCAGCCGGGTGCTCGCCAAGCTGGGCCTGCGCGACCGGGTGCAGGCGGTGGTCTTCGCGTACGAGCACGGGGTGGTACGGCCCGGCGGCTGA